One Peromyscus maniculatus bairdii isolate BWxNUB_F1_BW_parent chromosome 14, HU_Pman_BW_mat_3.1, whole genome shotgun sequence genomic window carries:
- the Bdkrb2 gene encoding B2 bradykinin receptor, which yields MHSSWKLPMLLTVHDDPMPTTASFGTEMFNLTTHALGSALNGTLLEDNGCPDTEWWSWLNAIQAPFLWVLFLLAALENIFVLSVFCLHKSSCTVAEIYLGNLAAADLILACGLPFWAITIANNFDWLFGEVLCRVVNTMIYMNLYSSICFLMLVSVDRYLALVKTMSMGRMRGVRWAKIYSLVIWGCTMLLSSPMLVFRTMRDYRDEGYNVTACVIVYPSRTWEVFTNVLLNLVGFLLPLSIITFCTVRIMQVLRNNEMKKFKEIQTERKATVLVLAVLGLFVLCWVPFQISTFLDTLLRLGVLSGCWDEHVVDVITQISSYVAYSNSCLNPLVYVIVGKRFRKKSREVYQAMCRRGGCMGEPIQMENSLGTLRTSISVERQIHKLQDWAGNRQ from the exons ATGCACTCTTCTTGGAAGCTACCCATGCTCCTAACTGTTCATGACGACCCCATGCCCACCACAGCCTCTTTTGG CACGGAAATGTTCAACCTCACCACACACGCCCTGGGGTCCGCTCTTAACGGGACCCTTTTAGAGGATAACGGTTGCCCCGACACCGAGTGGTGGAGCTGGCTCAATGCCATCCAGGCTCCCTTCCTCTGGGTCCTCTTCCTGCTGGCCGCACTGGAGAACATCTTTGTCCTCagtgtgttctgtctgcacaagAGCAGCTGCACCGTGGCGGAGATCTACCTTGGCAACCTGGCCGCTGCGGACCTCATCCTGGCCTGCGGACTGCCCTTCTGGGCCATCACCATCGCCAATAACTTCGACTGGCTCTTTGGAGAGGTGCTGTGCCGCGTGGTGAACACCATGATCTACATGAACCTCTATAGCAGCATCTGCTTCCTGATGCTCGTGAGTGTCGACCGCTACCTGGCACTGGTGAAGACCATGTCCATGGGCCGGATGCGCGGTGTGCGCTGGGCCAAAATCTACAGCCTGGTGATCTGGGGCTGTACGATGCTTCTGAGTTCACCCATGCTGGTGTTCAGGACCATGAGGGACTACAGGGATGAGGGCTACAACGTCACCGCCTGCGTCATCGTCTACCCATCCCGCACCTGGGAGGTGTTCACCAATGTGCTGCTGAACCTGGTGGGTTTCCTCCTGCCCCTGAGCATCATCACATTCTGCACAGTGAGGATCATGCAGGTGCTGAGGAACAACGAGATGAAGAAGTTCAAGGAGATCCAGACAGAAAGGAAAGCCACCGTGCtggtgctggctgtcctggggctCTTCGTGCTCTGTTGGGTGCCTTTCCAGATCAGCACCTTCCTGGACACACTACTGCGTCTCGGCGTGCTGTCCGGATGCTGGGATGAGCATGTTGTCGATGTCATCACACAGATCAGCTCCTACGTGGCCTACAGCAACAGCTGCCTCAACCCTCTGGTGTACGTGATCGTGGGCAAGCGCTTCCGGAAGAAGTCCCGAGAGGTGTACCAAGCAATGTGCCGGAGGGGAGGCTGCATGGGAGAACCCATCCAGATGGAGAACTCCCTGGGGACTCTGAGGACCTCTATCTCGGTGGAACGCCAGATCCACAAGCTGCAGGATTGGGCAGGGAACAGACAGTGA